One Luteolibacter yonseiensis genomic window carries:
- a CDS encoding ExbD/TolR family protein, which translates to MASADDKSYDDINVTPMVDLYLVLLLIFIIMTTAGVQGVKVNLPSASKASSPKLEAPKTQAITIDNQGNIKLNTFTVTLADLETKLAAIKAATPEVPVVVRGDRASQYQGVMDVLDVLGRVGITQIGLATQPPK; encoded by the coding sequence ATGGCCTCCGCCGACGACAAAAGCTACGACGACATCAACGTCACCCCGATGGTGGACCTCTATCTGGTGCTGCTGCTCATCTTCATCATCATGACCACGGCGGGCGTGCAGGGGGTGAAGGTGAACCTGCCGAGCGCGAGCAAGGCGTCCTCGCCCAAGCTGGAGGCGCCCAAGACGCAGGCCATCACCATCGACAACCAGGGCAACATCAAGCTCAACACGTTCACCGTCACGCTGGCGGACCTGGAGACCAAGCTCGCCGCCATCAAGGCCGCCACGCCGGAGGTGCCCGTCGTCGTCCGCGGCGACCGCGCCAGCCAGTACCAGGGCGTCATGGACGTGCTCGACGTGCTCGGCCGCGTGGGCATCACCCAGATCGGCCTGGCCACCCAGCCGCCGAAGTAG